From a single bacterium genomic region:
- a CDS encoding ATP-dependent endonuclease — MKLTHLRIQNFRSCRDISLELGGIHALVGANNSGKSSVLRALDLLFNPSTKLLNEESFWNKDTSLEIRVEAIFSDLTETEKVALGPYLKADGTFHMARSARMGAKSEDSEFDSEQDEDKIGIGQHYKKPIPEPEWLQESKINGKNIAEWWKIKDQLVVDGTKFIAEATKKPGVEEWKEKVKEFISAHAEKIPMEDAWIDNPKGYANVLKGTLPFFVLVPAVRDVTEESKGTKSSPFGKLLYAILDSVTQDKKEKIDRILGEVAKQMNRSGGEERVPLIAETEKQLNVLLNDFFAGCDLEIEFETPTLEVLLSAPKLYVDDGFRNAVENKGHGLQRAIIFTILRRYAEHMISAGDGRKRNIILAVEEPELYMHPQAQRTVRQVFRKISEGGDQVLFSTHSSLLVDVAYFDEIIRLESIVESDDGKKTAISKAWQLPMSKMIEDLEIRKPNLKGKITAESMRDHYSHAYNPRRNEGFFASKIILVEGVTEEYSLPIYADVLSNCAFDPQGISVVECGGKGPMDRLFRIFNELHIPCYILFDYDRNNKEKNVIDKSKELLALAGEDQNAPQALFVADTIACFPNKWEDDLKNEIPDANTLTAEARKELGLIDDTGKPLIARYIARKLTSRTSPVIPGSLQKIIEKAVRVTWKTTCLRSAEQVPGVV; from the coding sequence ATGAAACTTACGCACTTAAGAATACAGAACTTTCGCTCGTGTCGCGATATTTCCTTGGAGCTCGGCGGAATTCACGCACTAGTTGGCGCGAACAACTCAGGAAAGTCATCAGTACTTCGTGCCTTGGATTTGCTCTTCAATCCTAGCACTAAGTTGTTGAACGAAGAGTCTTTTTGGAACAAGGACACCAGTCTGGAAATTCGTGTCGAAGCCATATTTTCGGACTTAACGGAAACAGAGAAGGTAGCTTTGGGTCCTTATCTAAAGGCGGACGGTACATTTCACATGGCTCGTTCAGCAAGAATGGGCGCGAAGAGCGAGGATTCAGAATTCGATTCCGAGCAAGACGAAGATAAGATTGGAATTGGACAGCACTACAAGAAGCCCATTCCCGAACCAGAATGGCTTCAAGAATCAAAAATAAACGGCAAGAACATCGCCGAATGGTGGAAGATAAAAGATCAACTTGTAGTTGATGGTACGAAGTTCATTGCAGAAGCAACCAAGAAGCCGGGCGTTGAAGAATGGAAAGAAAAAGTCAAAGAGTTTATTTCAGCTCATGCGGAAAAAATACCGATGGAAGACGCATGGATCGACAATCCAAAGGGCTATGCTAATGTATTAAAGGGTACACTGCCCTTCTTCGTGCTTGTTCCAGCGGTCAGGGATGTTACAGAAGAATCGAAGGGAACTAAAAGTAGTCCTTTTGGAAAGTTGCTTTATGCAATACTAGATTCTGTTACTCAGGATAAAAAGGAGAAAATTGACCGCATCCTTGGTGAAGTTGCCAAACAAATGAACCGCAGTGGCGGAGAAGAGCGTGTCCCGCTGATTGCCGAAACGGAAAAACAGCTCAATGTATTGCTGAATGACTTTTTTGCCGGTTGCGACCTTGAAATTGAGTTTGAAACACCGACGCTAGAAGTCCTTCTCAGTGCGCCGAAGCTTTATGTGGACGATGGCTTCAGGAATGCCGTTGAGAATAAGGGTCATGGCCTACAAAGGGCCATCATTTTTACTATTCTACGGCGTTATGCTGAGCACATGATATCGGCGGGAGACGGGAGAAAACGCAATATCATTCTTGCAGTTGAAGAACCAGAACTCTACATGCATCCGCAGGCACAAAGAACCGTCAGGCAGGTTTTTCGTAAGATATCGGAAGGTGGCGACCAGGTTCTTTTTTCAACTCATTCATCGCTTTTGGTAGATGTGGCCTATTTTGATGAAATTATACGATTGGAAAGTATCGTCGAGAGCGATGATGGGAAAAAAACAGCGATAAGCAAAGCATGGCAGCTACCGATGTCGAAGATGATTGAGGATCTTGAGATCAGGAAACCCAATTTAAAGGGCAAGATCACTGCTGAATCCATGCGCGATCATTATTCGCATGCCTATAATCCCCGGAGAAATGAAGGGTTCTTTGCTTCCAAAATCATTCTTGTTGAAGGAGTGACCGAAGAATACAGTCTTCCAATTTATGCAGATGTGCTTTCGAATTGTGCATTCGATCCTCAAGGCATAAGTGTCGTTGAATGCGGTGGTAAGGGTCCAATGGATCGGTTGTTTAGAATATTCAATGAACTTCATATTCCTTGCTACATTCTCTTCGACTATGATCGTAACAACAAGGAAAAGAACGTTATCGATAAATCTAAGGAGCTTCTAGCTCTGGCAGGTGAAGATCAAAATGCACCTCAAGCTCTTTTTGTCGCGGATACTATAGCTTGCTTTCCGAACAAATGGGAAGACGATTTGAAAAACGAAATCCCCGACGCGAATACGCTAACAGCGGAGGCTAGGAAGGAGCTTGGATTAATCGATGACACGGGGAAACCGTTGATTGCCCGATATATTGCCAGGAAACTCACGTCTCGAACTTCACCAGTAATTCCAGGTAGTCTCCAAAAGATTATTGAGAAAGCAGTTCGGGTGACATGGAAAACAACTTGTCTCAGATCAGCAGAACAAGTGCCTGGAGTTGTGTGA
- a CDS encoding homocysteine biosynthesis protein gives LSVGVGVPIPVLDEDIAQGCAITDADILAPVWDYSSDYPELKGKPLAMVSYAELRSGKIEVNGKTVETASLSSMPRAREIAKILKDWISKGDFLLGRPVETLPGPESGMNFKPLTERPVKRR, from the coding sequence CTCTCAGTGGGCGTCGGGGTGCCGATACCTGTCCTCGACGAGGATATTGCACAAGGCTGCGCGATCACGGACGCCGATATATTGGCGCCGGTCTGGGACTACAGCTCCGATTATCCGGAACTCAAGGGCAAGCCCCTCGCTATGGTCTCCTATGCAGAGCTCAGGAGCGGAAAGATAGAGGTGAACGGAAAGACCGTGGAGACCGCCTCGCTCTCCAGCATGCCCAGGGCGAGGGAAATTGCGAAGATCCTCAAAGATTGGATATCAAAGGGAGACTTCCTGCTCGGAAGACCTGTGGAGACGCTGCCTGGACCTGAGTCCGGCATGAATTTCAAACCGCTGACAGAGAGACCGGTTAAGAGGAGATAG
- the smpB gene encoding SsrA-binding protein SmpB encodes MGKKEASDIKVVAKNRKAFHDFHIEEKMEAGLVLMGSEVKSLRDGGASLSDSYAMIKGGEIWLINSHIAQYSPASYANHEPKRTRKLLLHSREIMKLSNTLRQKGYTMVPLMLYFRNGRAKVELGLARGKRKYDKRVAIKERETKRELSRAVRKNR; translated from the coding sequence ATGGGCAAGAAGGAAGCGTCCGACATAAAGGTCGTCGCCAAGAACCGCAAGGCCTTCCACGACTTTCACATCGAGGAGAAGATGGAGGCGGGCCTGGTCCTCATGGGCAGCGAGGTGAAGAGCCTGCGCGACGGAGGGGCCTCTCTCTCCGACTCCTACGCTATGATAAAGGGGGGCGAGATCTGGCTCATAAATTCGCACATCGCGCAGTACTCGCCGGCTTCATACGCGAACCACGAGCCCAAACGCACGCGAAAGCTGCTCCTGCACTCGCGCGAGATCATGAAACTCTCGAACACGCTGAGGCAGAAGGGCTACACCATGGTGCCCCTGATGCTGTATTTCAGGAATGGACGCGCGAAGGTCGAGCTGGGGCTTGCGCGCGGGAAGCGAAAGTACGATAAGCGCGTGGCGATCAAGGAGCGGGAGACGAAACGCGAGCTCTCGCGGGCGGTGAGGAAAAACCGCTAG
- a CDS encoding amidohydrolase family protein yields MEIITASYALPMTNGGPIIRYGAIAVELGRIHAFGAREEIQGKYPDAPIKEFPDGVLMPGLVSAHCHLDLVSLYNPSFASSDDSIIEEPSDFVSMLIDQIEFKHDAKPEQVIDGIQRGINRLIETGVTCVGDMTNFEGTFKLLRETGLRAVVFPEVLAGRGEAAQQKFEVALALLDKYTDATHDRIRVGLGPYAPYLLSRNLLKIISQHARDASIPVMIHAAESFAEMEFFFDSQGPIATEIWPALGWSELPPAQRKTPVAYLADIGFFDAPTTIVGGLQLSAKDFPLLARHLVRVVWCPSMNRRMKHGQFPYGKLSDHGIPIGLGNESWIGQLGFNMWEEMRIATTGGATPCPTPAEVLRMATVGGARALGLDHLIGTLDEGKKADFIIVNAPKWSEDESEARFYDRLIASTEPQHVRHVAVGGGILKST; encoded by the coding sequence ATGGAAATCATTACTGCTTCCTATGCCCTGCCGATGACCAACGGAGGCCCTATCATTAGATATGGGGCGATCGCGGTGGAGCTCGGCAGGATACATGCGTTCGGCGCCAGAGAAGAGATCCAGGGGAAATACCCCGATGCGCCGATAAAAGAGTTCCCGGATGGAGTGCTCATGCCCGGCCTCGTATCGGCCCACTGCCACCTGGACCTCGTCTCTCTCTACAACCCCTCCTTCGCGTCGAGCGACGACTCCATCATCGAGGAGCCCTCCGACTTCGTATCCATGCTGATCGACCAGATCGAGTTCAAGCACGACGCGAAACCTGAACAGGTGATCGACGGGATACAGCGCGGCATCAACCGGCTGATCGAGACGGGCGTCACCTGCGTGGGCGACATGACCAACTTCGAGGGCACGTTCAAACTCCTGCGCGAGACCGGATTGCGCGCCGTGGTCTTCCCCGAGGTGCTGGCCGGCCGAGGCGAGGCCGCGCAGCAGAAGTTCGAGGTCGCGCTCGCCCTGCTCGACAAGTACACCGACGCCACGCACGACAGGATACGCGTGGGCCTGGGTCCCTACGCGCCGTATCTGCTCTCGCGCAACCTGCTCAAGATAATCAGCCAGCACGCGCGCGACGCCTCGATCCCGGTGATGATACACGCGGCCGAATCGTTCGCCGAGATGGAGTTCTTCTTCGACTCGCAGGGGCCGATCGCAACGGAGATATGGCCGGCGCTGGGATGGTCGGAGCTGCCGCCGGCGCAGCGCAAGACCCCAGTGGCGTACCTGGCCGACATCGGCTTCTTCGACGCGCCGACCACGATCGTGGGCGGCCTTCAGCTCTCCGCAAAGGACTTCCCCCTGCTGGCCAGGCACCTCGTGCGCGTGGTCTGGTGTCCGTCCATGAACAGGCGCATGAAGCACGGCCAGTTCCCGTACGGGAAGCTCTCCGATCACGGCATCCCCATAGGCCTGGGCAACGAAAGCTGGATAGGGCAGCTGGGCTTCAACATGTGGGAGGAGATGAGGATCGCGACCACGGGGGGCGCAACCCCCTGCCCCACCCCCGCCGAGGTCCTTCGGATGGCCACGGTCGGCGGCGCGAGGGCATTAGGGCTGGACCATCTGATCGGCACGCTCGACGAGGGGAAAAAGGCCGACTTCATAATCGTCAATGCGCCGAAGTGGAGCGAAGACGAGAGCGAGGCGCGATTCTACGACAGACTGATCGCCTCGACAGAGCCGCAGCACGTGCGCCACGTGGCCGTGGGCGGCGGAATCCTCAAGTCCACGTAA
- a CDS encoding nitroreductase family protein, giving the protein MSFIELAKKRVSVRSYANRPMPDEDIVKILEAGRLAPSGNNAQPWRFIVVRDAAIKKKLYEVSGKQQWILDAPAVIAVIADPLAKFKDVERNEYDSLNAAHKTTLLIKAVRDASIAAEHIVLAATDLGYGSCWVALFEQEEIRPVLAVPEHCYVVTLLTVGRPKETPKPGSRRHSLAELTFDERYGRRTAICRE; this is encoded by the coding sequence ATGAGTTTTATCGAACTTGCGAAGAAGCGCGTCAGCGTCCGCAGCTATGCGAACAGGCCGATGCCCGACGAGGACATAGTGAAGATCCTGGAGGCAGGCAGGCTCGCGCCCTCCGGCAACAACGCGCAGCCATGGCGATTCATCGTGGTCCGCGACGCCGCGATCAAGAAGAAGCTGTACGAAGTCTCGGGAAAACAGCAGTGGATCCTCGACGCGCCGGCGGTGATCGCGGTGATCGCCGACCCCCTGGCCAAGTTCAAGGACGTCGAGCGGAACGAGTACGACTCGCTCAACGCCGCGCACAAGACAACGCTGCTCATCAAGGCGGTGCGCGACGCCTCGATCGCGGCGGAACACATCGTGCTGGCTGCGACCGACCTGGGATACGGGAGCTGCTGGGTGGCACTGTTCGAACAGGAGGAGATCAGGCCAGTCTTGGCGGTCCCAGAGCACTGCTATGTGGTCACGCTCCTGACCGTGGGCAGGCCCAAAGAAACCCCCAAGCCCGGCAGCAGGCGCCATTCGCTCGCCGAGCTCACATTCGACGAGAGGTACGGCAGGCGCACCGCTATCTGCCGTGAGTGA
- a CDS encoding DUF190 domain-containing protein: MHLPSEAQLLRIFIGESDRSDGKPLYEAIVELARKEGLAGATVMRGLMGFGADSRMHTAKILRLSEDLPVIVEIVDKPERIEMFLKIIDPMIEEGLVTLEKATVIAYRHHKGQDL; this comes from the coding sequence ATGCACCTGCCTTCAGAGGCCCAGCTGCTCCGCATCTTCATCGGCGAAAGCGACCGCTCCGACGGCAAGCCGCTGTACGAGGCGATCGTGGAGCTTGCCCGCAAGGAGGGGCTGGCCGGGGCCACGGTGATGAGGGGGCTCATGGGATTCGGCGCCGACAGCCGCATGCACACTGCAAAGATCCTGAGACTCTCCGAAGACCTGCCTGTGATCGTCGAGATCGTGGATAAACCGGAGCGGATCGAAATGTTTCTCAAGATCATCGACCCGATGATTGAGGAAGGGCTTGTGACGCTGGAGAAGGCTACCGTGATCGCCTATCGGCACCACAAGGGTCAGGACCTCTAA
- a CDS encoding DUF2130 domain-containing protein, with protein sequence MNAMEPTIVCPKCQAEIKLTESLAAPLIESTKREFERKLAEKDTAIAAREGSIREREQSLVKEKAALEDQVAARLTQERTKIATEEAKKAKTVVAMELEQKAKENTELQDALNQQNAKLAEAQAAQAEYTRKQRELDDAKRELDLTVEKRVQAGLGSIREQSRKEVEEQMNLKVSEKEQIIISMQRKIEELQRKAEQGSQQLQGEVQELEIEALLKAKFPLDTIEPVPKGEHGGDTLQRVVSSLGQACGTILWESKRTKNWSDSWLPKLRDDQRVAKAEIAIIVSQTLPKGVEAFDFVEGVWVAHPGVIMPVALMLRHSLIEVSTARQASEGQQTKMELLYSYLIGPHFRQRVQAIVEAFTTMKQDLDREKKVITKQWAKREEQTERVMQATVSMYGDLQGIAGKSLPEIAVLEMEALEAPEEVDSSSREES encoded by the coding sequence ATGAACGCCATGGAACCGACCATTGTTTGTCCAAAGTGTCAGGCCGAGATCAAACTTACGGAGTCGCTGGCTGCGCCTCTTATCGAATCGACCAAGCGCGAGTTTGAGCGGAAGCTTGCGGAGAAGGACACGGCGATTGCGGCGCGTGAGGGCAGTATCCGTGAGCGCGAGCAGTCCTTGGTTAAAGAAAAAGCTGCTCTTGAAGATCAGGTTGCAGCAAGACTCACCCAGGAACGGACAAAGATCGCCACCGAGGAGGCAAAGAAGGCCAAGACCGTTGTGGCTATGGAGCTTGAACAGAAGGCAAAAGAGAATACAGAGCTCCAGGACGCGCTGAATCAGCAAAATGCGAAATTGGCGGAGGCACAGGCGGCACAAGCCGAATATACTCGCAAGCAGCGCGAATTGGATGACGCCAAGCGCGAGCTGGATTTGACGGTCGAAAAACGAGTGCAGGCAGGGCTCGGGAGTATTCGCGAGCAATCGCGCAAAGAAGTCGAAGAACAGATGAACCTGAAGGTATCGGAAAAGGAACAGATCATTATTTCCATGCAACGAAAGATCGAGGAGCTGCAACGGAAGGCGGAACAAGGCTCACAACAGCTTCAGGGCGAAGTCCAGGAGCTGGAGATTGAGGCATTGCTCAAGGCAAAATTTCCTCTCGATACCATTGAGCCGGTGCCAAAGGGAGAACATGGCGGCGACACACTGCAGAGAGTCGTAAGTTCCCTGGGACAGGCGTGCGGAACAATTCTGTGGGAATCCAAGCGCACAAAGAATTGGAGCGACAGCTGGCTCCCGAAGTTGCGCGATGATCAACGAGTTGCAAAAGCTGAAATAGCTATCATTGTCAGTCAGACGCTTCCGAAAGGAGTGGAGGCATTTGATTTCGTGGAAGGCGTATGGGTCGCTCATCCCGGCGTTATTATGCCGGTGGCCCTGATGTTGCGTCACTCCCTTATTGAAGTCTCCACAGCTCGCCAGGCATCCGAGGGCCAACAGACCAAGATGGAGTTGCTCTATTCTTATCTAATAGGCCCACACTTCCGCCAGCGTGTTCAGGCCATTGTCGAGGCGTTTACGACAATGAAACAGGATCTGGACCGCGAGAAGAAGGTTATTACAAAACAATGGGCCAAACGCGAAGAGCAGACCGAGCGCGTCATGCAGGCCACTGTGAGTATGTACGGCGACCTGCAGGGGATCGCTGGCAAAAGCCTGCCCGAGATCGCGGTGTTGGAGATGGAGGCGTTAGAGGCGCCTGAAGAAGTGGATTCATCGTCAAGGGAAGAGTCATAA
- a CDS encoding virulence RhuM family protein: MTVKDVDKKDKTELQRTDQPGPGQLLIYRDGGLRLQVRVDGRTVWLTQRLIADLFQKDVRTINEHLRNIFDEEELDEDSVIRKFRITASDGKPYDIQHYNLDAILAVGYRVRSARGTLFRQWATARLSELLVKGFTLDDERIKAGKTLGDEYFDELLERIRDIRASERLFYQKITDIYATSIDYDSRAEITQTFYATVQNKLHWAIHGHTAAELISERAAAGKPHMGLTTWKNSPHGPIRRTDVTVAKNYLGEEELRELNRVVTMYLDYAEDQARRRRPMHMADWVARLDAFLKFNERNVLTHAGRISHHLAEEHAHVEFEKYEAERRRLEAAQPTGDFDRLVEETKELEKLPARKRIVKRKKSGKR; this comes from the coding sequence ATGACGGTTAAGGATGTGGATAAAAAGGATAAGACCGAGTTGCAACGGACGGATCAACCGGGACCCGGGCAGCTCTTAATCTATCGCGACGGCGGGCTCCGTCTTCAGGTCCGCGTTGACGGCCGGACTGTCTGGCTGACCCAGCGTTTGATTGCTGATTTGTTTCAGAAGGACGTCCGCACTATCAACGAGCACTTGCGGAACATCTTTGACGAAGAGGAGTTGGACGAAGATTCAGTTATCCGGAAATTCCGGATAACTGCAAGCGATGGAAAACCCTATGATATTCAGCACTACAACCTCGACGCCATTCTTGCCGTAGGTTATCGAGTCCGCTCTGCGCGGGGCACGCTCTTTCGACAGTGGGCTACCGCGCGGCTGTCCGAGCTCTTAGTCAAGGGCTTTACCCTCGACGACGAGCGCATCAAGGCAGGCAAGACCCTTGGGGACGAATATTTTGACGAGTTGCTCGAACGCATTCGCGATATACGCGCTTCCGAGCGGCTCTTCTACCAGAAGATCACGGATATCTACGCCACCAGCATCGATTACGACTCCAGGGCCGAGATCACGCAGACCTTCTACGCCACGGTGCAGAACAAGCTGCATTGGGCAATCCATGGTCATACTGCTGCGGAACTGATCAGCGAGCGTGCCGCTGCCGGCAAACCGCACATGGGTTTGACTACGTGGAAAAACTCGCCGCACGGCCCCATCCGCAGGACTGACGTGACAGTTGCCAAGAACTACCTGGGCGAGGAAGAGCTGCGCGAGCTCAACCGCGTTGTGACCATGTACCTCGACTATGCCGAGGACCAGGCCCGCAGGCGACGCCCCATGCACATGGCCGACTGGGTCGCCAGGCTCGACGCGTTTCTCAAGTTTAACGAGCGCAACGTCCTCACTCACGCGGGCAGGATCTCGCATCACCTGGCCGAGGAGCACGCGCACGTGGAGTTCGAAAAATACGAGGCCGAGCGCAGACGACTGGAAGCTGCGCAGCCTACTGGTGATTTCGACCGGCTTGTGGAAGAGACGAAGGAACTGGAGAAGCTGCCGGCGCGAAAGCGAATCGTGAAACGAAAGAAGAGCGGCAAGAGATAA
- the crcB gene encoding fluoride efflux transporter CrcB, with product MFQKLLWLAMAGGAGTLCRYGLSGAVHRFSDGVFPWGTLVVNVVGCFVVGILWALSEGSLALSSQVRAVIFVGFFGAFTTFSSFMLESAELVRAAEFAAALKNVALQNVVGIVCVAAGMMLVRSLRGG from the coding sequence ATGTTCCAAAAACTCCTTTGGCTTGCGATGGCAGGGGGAGCAGGCACTCTCTGCAGATACGGCCTCTCCGGCGCCGTGCACAGGTTCTCCGACGGCGTTTTCCCATGGGGCACGCTGGTCGTCAACGTCGTCGGATGCTTCGTGGTCGGGATCCTCTGGGCCCTCTCCGAGGGGTCGCTCGCCCTGAGCAGCCAGGTGAGGGCGGTCATCTTCGTAGGGTTCTTCGGCGCATTCACCACCTTCTCGTCGTTCATGCTGGAATCCGCAGAGCTGGTGCGGGCGGCCGAGTTTGCGGCCGCGCTGAAGAACGTGGCGCTGCAGAACGTGGTCGGCATAGTCTGCGTCGCGGCGGGCATGATGCTCGTCCGCAGCTTGAGAGGGGGTTGA
- a CDS encoding aspartate kinase has translation MIVLKFGGRTIGTAEGVSRCLDLIAKRAGESPLVVVSAHGNTTDMLVDAASRALKGEIKSGAIRRYHEELADDLSVPRTAIDPLLTRLETLLHGINLVKELTVRTMDNVMSFGERLSSRIIAGALNARGMKASAINSYDAGMLTDSAFGNAKPLPGMEKAIAAAIGSVEGIPVVTGFLGKNDQGEITTLGRSGSDYTATIFAAAVKAKEVVIYKAVDGVMTADPGIEPGARNIPKLSFDEASELAYFGAEVLHPATLIPAIRHGIPVRVANVMRHDDPGTVIVAEPVLTKSLAKSIAYKEDVTLIHLESERFHSVPEILNSALAVLKDHGVIAHMIMTSEAGISLITQSGLSERARNSACEGLKGFASVRCEDKMAVVCVVGDELRGNPKSIGRIFTALADAGVCSRAITKSASEINVAFLVKDSEIANAVKSLHSIL, from the coding sequence ATGATAGTCCTCAAGTTCGGCGGCAGGACGATCGGCACAGCGGAGGGCGTGAGTCGCTGCCTGGATCTGATCGCGAAGCGCGCGGGCGAGTCCCCGCTCGTGGTGGTCTCGGCGCACGGAAATACGACCGACATGCTCGTCGACGCGGCGAGCCGTGCGCTCAAGGGCGAAATCAAGAGCGGCGCGATACGCCGCTATCACGAGGAGCTGGCGGACGATCTCTCGGTGCCGAGGACTGCGATCGATCCGCTGCTCACAAGGCTCGAAACCTTGCTGCACGGCATAAACCTCGTGAAGGAGTTGACCGTGCGCACCATGGACAACGTGATGTCCTTCGGCGAGAGGCTCTCATCCAGGATAATCGCAGGGGCGCTTAACGCGCGGGGGATGAAGGCGAGCGCGATCAACTCCTACGACGCAGGCATGCTGACCGACTCCGCGTTCGGCAATGCGAAGCCTCTGCCGGGCATGGAAAAGGCGATCGCAGCGGCGATCGGATCGGTGGAGGGGATCCCGGTCGTCACGGGATTCCTGGGGAAGAACGATCAGGGCGAGATCACGACCCTCGGCCGCTCGGGCAGCGACTACACTGCCACGATCTTCGCGGCTGCGGTAAAGGCGAAAGAGGTGGTCATCTACAAGGCCGTGGACGGCGTGATGACCGCTGACCCTGGAATCGAGCCGGGAGCGAGGAACATTCCTAAACTCTCGTTCGACGAGGCCTCGGAGCTCGCGTACTTCGGCGCAGAGGTCCTGCACCCTGCGACCCTCATCCCAGCGATCAGGCACGGGATCCCGGTCAGGGTCGCCAACGTCATGAGGCATGATGATCCGGGCACCGTGATAGTGGCTGAGCCCGTGCTCACGAAGAGCCTCGCGAAGTCGATCGCTTACAAGGAGGACGTGACCCTCATACACCTCGAGTCCGAGCGCTTTCACTCGGTGCCGGAGATCTTAAACTCCGCGCTCGCGGTGCTCAAGGATCATGGCGTGATCGCGCACATGATAATGACCAGCGAGGCTGGCATCTCGCTCATCACGCAATCCGGACTCTCCGAGCGCGCGCGCAACTCAGCCTGCGAAGGTCTCAAGGGGTTTGCTTCGGTGCGCTGCGAGGACAAGATGGCCGTGGTCTGCGTGGTGGGCGACGAGCTACGGGGTAACCCAAAGTCGATCGGCAGGATATTCACCGCGCTCGCGGACGCGGGCGTGTGCTCGCGCGCCATCACAAAGAGCGCATCCGAGATCAACGTGGCGTTTCTGGTGAAGGATTCAGAGATCGCAAACGCGGTAAAGTCCCTGCACTCAATCCTCTAG
- a CDS encoding YchJ family metal-binding protein, whose product MEDDMIMFGWPSSPKALLEARYKAYTKGDVDFIVASCHPDIRKKQDRKEIESWSKESKWLGLDIEDHNDDGHAGFVKFICRYEQGGQEVEHREIAEFRKFDDGKWYYYDSKKPNTTVHREAPKIGRNDPCPCGSGKKYKKCCGA is encoded by the coding sequence ATGGAGGATGACATGATCATGTTCGGATGGCCATCGAGCCCGAAGGCCTTGCTCGAGGCGCGATACAAGGCCTACACCAAGGGGGACGTGGATTTCATAGTGGCGAGCTGCCACCCGGACATCCGCAAGAAGCAGGACCGCAAGGAGATCGAGAGCTGGTCGAAAGAGTCAAAGTGGCTGGGGCTCGACATCGAGGACCACAACGACGACGGCCACGCCGGGTTCGTGAAGTTCATCTGCCGCTACGAGCAGGGCGGACAGGAGGTCGAGCACCGCGAGATAGCGGAGTTCAGGAAGTTCGACGACGGCAAGTGGTATTACTACGATTCAAAAAAACCGAACACCACGGTCCACAGGGAAGCCCCGAAGATCGGCCGCAACGATCCCTGCCCCTGCGGCAGCGGGAAGAAGTACAAGAAGTGCTGCGGCGCCTAG